CATCTGCACGTGCTCCCCGGGCTATTACGGCAACAACTGCCAGTACGGTGAGCGGCAGCGCGTGGCGCGTCGCGGCGACGCCGGGCTGTGCGGAAAGGCCACCGGCCGTGTCCCCTCCGGGGAGGTCTCCGGTCAGCGTCCTTCTCCCCGCAGGTGGCCCCCGGGTACCCGGCGCCTgcctctccagcccctgccagaaCGGGGGCAGTtgcctggagctggagcagggctaTGCCTGCGACTGCCAGGAGGGCTACGGCGGGCAGGACTGCCGTGACAGTGAGTACCTGGGGTCTCTCCGGCAGGATGCTGACCCTCTGGGGAAGCCCTACAGGAGCAATTGCCCATTCCCAGGGGGAAGCAGCCCTGGCAGAGCCCGTTCAGGGCTCTCGGACTGAGCTGTGGTCCTGATCTCTGAGGGGGAGCCATGCCTGGGGGCTTGCAGCTGTGGGTCCTGAGCTCCCCCAGCTGGCTCCAGCACGGCCACTTGGCTGCCCTGGCCCCACAATACAAGGGAAGCTCCCTCTCCATCTCTTACAGAGCTCTCTGAGGGCTGCGAGTGTCGTAACGGAGGCAGCTGCCTGGAGGGGAACGTCACCATCTGCCAGTGCCTGCCGGGGTATTTCGGTCTCCTCTGTGAATTCGGTAGGTGAAGGCTTCACGCGTGCTGTTGGAGCTTGCTGTGTTTGCTCCCTCTCCTGGACACTTAACGCCAGTTAAGTGCCGATGAAGGGCCTAGCCTGTGCCTAGGCCTAGTGCAGAACCCTAGCGCCACGGGGACACGCTTAATCCGAGCCACCTACACAAGCCAGGGCCTGGGGTTAGGCTCCTCGTGGTGAGGAGATGCTCTCTTCATCTCTTGCTCTGCCTTGAGTCCTGCCTTTCCCGAGCCCTGGCCTGTAGAAGGAAGCCCTAGCTCTGCACGCTGGAGCTCCAAAGCTCACTCTGCAGGCAGAATGACCCTTGCCATGGGGCACGGGTGGCCGCAGTCCCTCCCTTCTCACCACGCTCCATAAAGCCATGGGACCCGTTCTTggctgggaggtgctggccGCTGGCTGGCCGTCCTGCTGCAGTGCATCTGATGGAGGTTGTCTTGCTGTGCGTTGGCAGAGGTGACCGCCACGCCGTGCAACGTGAACACGCAGTGCCCAGACGGCGGCTACTGCATGGAGTATGGTGGGAGCTACCTGTGCGTGTGCCACACCGACTACGGCACCAACCACAGTGAGTGTCTGCAGTCGGGGCACGGGCTTGGCGCTGGGAGGGAGGCGAGACGGGTGAGCACGGGGCCTGCCCCGAAGGCGAGGcaagtggggaggggggcagagcTGAGGTCTTTGTTTGGCCTTGCAGCGGTACCTTCCCCCTGCGACTCCGAGCCCTGCCTGAACGGGGGGTCCTGCGAGGCTCAGGACGACTCCTACACCTGCGAGTGTCCCCCGGGCTTCCTGGGGAAGCACTGCGAGAGAGGTACGTGCTGTGAGGGGAGGAGAGCGCAGCCTCTGGGGTGTGGGCCTCGCTCGAGAGCCGCTAGGcatctcctgctcctctcccgcagcccggccgcggCTCTGCAGCACGGCGCCGTGCCGCAACGGGGGCACCTGCAAGGAGTCCGATGGCGAGTACCACTGCACCTGCCCCTACCGCTTCACCGGCCGGCACTGTGAGATAGGTACGGCTCCGACACCAGGGAGGGAGGCGGGTGGTGTGTGTCCTGCTCCCCGCTCAGCTCCTGCTTGCCCCCAGGTAAGCCAGACCCCTGCGCCTCGGGGCCCTGCCAGAACGGGGGCACCTGCTTCCACTACATCGGCAAGTACAAGTGTGACTGCGCCCCGGGCTACGCCGGACGGCACTGCGAGATCGGTACGTGTGGGTGCTGCAAGGTCAGGGGGGACAGAGTTGCAGCTTTGGTAGCAAGCGTGCTGCGCTGCTGGATGTCACCCCCAAACCACTGTGGGGACATGCTGAGGGGAAGAGGCAGTAGCTTTGGGCCCTGCCAGCTCCATACCGGTGCCCTCTGCTCTTTCCAGTGCCGTCTCCCTGCTTTCTGAGCCCATGTGAGAACGGTGCGACCTGCGAGGACCTCGGCGGGGACTTTGTGTGCACGTGCCCCGTGGGCTACACCGGGAAGCACTGCCGGACGGGTGAGGGCCCCGTGCCGCCGCCACCGAGCCCCAGGCGCCACGCTGCCCTTGCTCATGCCCCATCTCTCCGCAGAGATCGACTGCGGTGTGCCCAGCGCGGTGAAGCACGCCCAGGCCTCCTTCAACTCCACCACGGTGGGCTCGCTGGCTGAATACCGCTGCGAGCTGGGCTATGCCCTCAGCCAGCACAACAGCCCCCGTGTCTGCCACTCGCAGGGCGTCTGGAGTGACCCCCCCGAATGCGACGGTAGGCAACGGGAAGAAGCTGAGCCGTGGTTATGGCTGTGGGACCCCAGCAACCTCTTATTCCCCCGAGCACGCTGCTGTGGGACCCCAGTGCTCATCGCCCTCGCCTTCTCTCCCCCCTGCCCAAATGCTTGCAGAGATCGACGAGTGCCGGTCCCAGCCTTGCCTGAATGGCGGTCAGTGCAAGGACCGCATCGCTGAGTTCCTGTGCGTGTGTGAGCCGGGATACGTGGGCCACCACTGTGAGTTGGGTAAGAAAACGCGCAGAGTTCGCGCAGGGATGAGGGGAGAGAGTCTGTGGCCCACCAGCCAGAGCAGGGCGTGAATGGTGCGGttgggagcggggctgcccgcACTTACGCACACCAGCTTCCATCTCCTGCCTGCATGTGGCTCAGGGGAGCCCCCAGCTCACCTGGGAAGGGCGCGTGTGCTGCGTGCCCACCCGTGCAGACAGGTGCTGCGTGGGTGTCTCTGTCACTGGTGGGGCTGTGATTCCCAGGAGGCTGGGTCTGGATCCCCTAACAGCTACCATGCGCCTCCATGTCCCCCTGCTCATCGCAGCAGTTTGTTGGAGAACATTCCTGATGTGATGCTCTTCTTCACACAGTCTGAACGTGTGTAATGAAGCCCCGGATCTCAAGATCTGGGTGAGAAGTGTCCCACACAGCTCCAAAGTTACTGGCCAAGAGGGGATATGACATAAAAGCAGCTTGAGATTTAACGCTTGCGCAGGGCCGTACCCCACAGCAGTTCCTTGTGCTCGCTCTCCTGTGCGCACGCCTTCGTGGTGGCACGCGGGCTCCGCTTGGTGCTCTCGGCGGGTGCTGGAGGAAGGGGGGGCAGGCAGCTGACGGGGATGGTGGGGTTCGCTGGGTCAGACGCCGTGGCTGCAGGGGGGATTAAAGGAGGGGACATGCCACGCACACCCTACAGGACATCTCAGCACAGCCCCGTGCCGCCAGCCATCTGCACTcccccctctgccctgctctccagCCCCGCGTGGGGCTGTTTCTGGCtggggggctcagggcagcGAGTGACGTGGGGACGAGAAGCGCTGTCTTTCCAAActtcctctcctgcctccagccccggcTCTGCTCTGAGCCGGTCTCTCCTCTCTGCAGAAGTTGACGAATGCCAGTCAGAGCCCTGCAAGAACGGCGGGACCTGCCGGGACCTCCCAGgctcttttgtttgcttctgtcCCGAGGGCTTCGTGGGGATCCAGTGTGAGGAAGGTAGGGAGTCTGCCGAGCAGGGCCCTGCCGGGCACCGCTGTCGCTTGGGCTCGGGGATGTGGCCGGGACCTGCACCAAAGCAAACGGCTGGGAGCTGCCACGGGGCTGGCACTTGGTCTCAGCCACCGTCGAGGGTGCGCGCTTGGGCTCCTTGCCCTGCAGAGGACGCTGCCAGCCCTGGTGCTTGCTGTGGTTTGTgtgccccagcagcagagccGAAACTTGTCTGGTGGGGAGGTAGTGGCCCCGGTGCACAGCTCGGGCAGAACAAGGTGTCCCTCAGCTATGGATCTGCTCTGCAGGGTGCCTGGGCTGCCGTGGCATTCAACAGGCAGTCCTGGCTTCTGTGGCCGTTCACGTGGGCTTTTCCTGGGGCCGTGGGTGTCTCTGCTGGCCCTGGGCATGTTGGGGTCCTGGTGTGCTGCCCGCGGCGTGTGCTTCACTGCCTGCGTGCTCTCGCCTCCAGAAGTGGACGCCTGCGAGTCTGGCCCGTGCCAAAACGGAGGGGAGTGCGAAGGCTACCGAGGCTCCTACCTGTGTGTGTGCCCGGAGGGTTTCTTCGGTTACCATTGCGAGACAGGTGAGGGGGGCAGGAGGAcgcagctgcagccctgtgtgGCCGCTGACGCTGGGGTGTCCGACGCCGTTATCGCCACTGGTTCTTGCTCCCACCCTGCAGCCAGCGACCCGTGCTTCTCCAGCCCGTGTGGGAGCCGAGGCTACTGCCTGCCCAGCAACGGCACCCACAGCTGCACCTGCAAAGTGAGCTACACAGGCAAGAGCTGCGAAAAAGGTAAAGGCCCTGAGCAGCGGCGCCAGGATGTGGCGAGGGGCTCGACGGCAGCGTGCCCGCCCTGCCCGGTGGCGGCCGTGTCACCCGCCACCGAGGGGCTCCGCCATCAGGGACCGGCAGCTCTCCTCGCCCTGGCGGGGCTCGGATCTCGCCTCCGCTgggggagccccggccccgTGGATGCTGGGGGCAGATGCCAGCAGGGCTCAATCGTGCCAGGTGCCGGGTGGCTGCTGGAGGTGACGGCGTTGGCACACGGGCGAGGCACGCGGGGACGCTGGGGACAAGTTCCTCTGGGCTCCAGTGGTGCAGGTGCAGCAGGGGTCGCATCCGCCTTGGATGCCCTTGGGAGGGGAGGCAAAGAAATCTGATTAAAGCCTCCAGCCCTGAATAAAAGCATCCCCGAGGCCCCTAATCTGGTCTAAGCGATCTCTGCGGGGCTCTAAGCTGGAGGAAGGTTGTTCACTGCGTCCCCGCGTGGTCCAGGATATGGCAGCAAAtgctctgcccccagctctgccgCACCAACTGCCTGCTTGCCCTGGCTCTGCCTGAGCCCATCGGGGTGGCCgagcagccccggctcctccGGCGCACGCACGGTGCCTAGCACGacgggccagcagcagctgtaggGTTTCTGTGAGCTGCAAcgagagagagaagagagagagagagagagagaggggaccCTGTCCTCCATCAGTGCCGCTCTGCATTTCGTTGCTGGGGTCTGTTCTCTAAAGATTCATGGCATTACCTCTCCCCTTTGCTTTTGCCCACACCCTGAAGAATTGCTGCCACCAACCTCATTAAAGGTGGAAAGGGTGGAGGACACTGGTGTGTTGATTTCTTGGCACCCGCCTGAGGACGCAGCCGCCAGGCAACTCATTGACGGCTACGCCGTGACGTACGTATCCTTCGACGGCTCTTACCGCAGGACAGATTTTGTGGACCGAAGTCGTTCTGCCCACCAATTGCGGGCACTAGCCTCCGGCAGAGCCTAcaatatttctgtcttttcagtcAAACGCAACGTGAACAACAAGAATGATATCAGCAGGCCTGTCATGCTCACCACGCGCACTAGTGAGTAGTGTCCTCAGGGGAATTCGGTTGTGAGTATGGGCCCCCCTGACGCCCAGGGCGGCGTTTCCAGCCTGCGGGGCCTCTCCTCGCCGGCGCTCTGCCCGCAGCCACGTGCCTTCCCCACGGAGCTGGCGGAGCACCTGGAGGTTTCCTGGCTCCTCCAGCTTCCCGTGCCCCGGAGGTCTGCTCCGGTCCGATCCCAGCCTCCACCACCCGTGGTGTGGCTGAAAAAGGCAGTGCGGACCCTGAAGTCTGGGTTCAGAGGCACTCAGCACGGAGAATGGCTTTTCTCTGCGCTGCGGCCACTGAGAGCAGGGTCTGAAGGAGCGATCGAACGCCCCGGGGCTGGTAGGGAAGCAGCCAGCGACAGCGGGGATGGCCCCTGGGTCCTGCTCAGCAGGCTGCTCCACGGGCTCACTGCTGGGGTCTGGGTTCGGCCGCTCTGCAGGTGGGCAGATGGCCACCAGGTTGTCCCCTGGGGCCCAGCTTGCCCCCAGGGGCGCAGGGCAGCGTGCTGGGCATGGTGACAGCTCCATCGGGTACGGACAGCAGTCGCGCCGTGTCCTGTCCAGCCCACTTTCTGGAACGGGCAGGTAATGCCGTGTCCCCTGTGACATGCGTAATCCCTGGCCCGCGGATGGTTGGAGTAGGAATTGGGGGAAACCAAAGATGGAAGAGATCGGACTTGGAAAAGCTGCTCTCTAGTGAGAAGGGACACCCGGGGGCCGGGGTCCTCCCGTGCCAGCTGGGCTGAGCCGTGCGGGTGCTTCCCCGCAGCACCGGGCCTTGGGCAGCCTGGAGGTGGGAGCAGGCACCGAGGGCAGTCGGGCAGCTCCGGCAGCCTCTGCGAGAGTTTGGGGTGTGCCGGGGCACGCAGCCCTGTCCTGGGGTCTTGTCCGCGCCGGTGCGCGCGTGGCTGGGGCAGCGGCTGGGCAGGTGGCGCCAGGCTCGGGGGGCTCTGTGCTTGCCGGGGATGCGGGCTCAGTGAGGAGCGGCTGATGCGAGGTTGAGGCCAGGGTGCTCCTGGCTGCCCGGTGCTGAGACAAGGAGCGTGGCAGGGGAAGTGGCGCCGAGCTGCTTGGGCTGTCACGGTGCTGGCGCCAAGCCCGTGGTGGCGCCAGGAAGGCCGACGTGGATGGGCAGCACGGGGCACGGGAGTCAGGGGGTGCAGGAAGGGACGGAGCCGCTGCCACGGCCAGCTGCTGACTGTGGCCCTCCCCGCTTCTCTGCTCGCTCCGGCCAGGACCGCGTCCGGTGGAAGGCTTTGAGATCACGAACGTGACGGCCAGCACCATCACGGTGCAATGGGCTCTCCACCGGCTCAAGCACTCCACTGTCAGTAGGGTGCGTGTCTCCATCCGCCAGCCTGGGGACCTGGAAGACCGCACGGTGGAGCTGAACAGCAGCGTGGCCAAGTACACCTTCCTGTGAGCGTGGCAGGCGGGCGGTGGGGCTGGCTGGCGCCCGTGAGCCACCGCGCTCACCTCCTGCCGCCCgccttcctcctctgcagggACCTGCAGCCAGGAGAGCGCTACATCGTCCATGTCACCACGCTGAGCGGCCTGGGGACAGAAGATCACCCCTCGGAGAGCCTGGCCACGGCCCCCTTCCACGTGTGGACGAGTGAGTGGGGCCGCGCGGTGCAGGCCGAGGGCTGGCGGGGGCtttgctgggctgggggcgagCTCCCAAGAGGCTCGAGGTGACACATAAGCAAgctgctgccattcagagaCTCGGCGCTTATTTTCTCCCAcccccctcctgctccagggCCTCTCCCCCCTCGAAACCTCACAGCCTCGCGCGTCACCCCCACCTCCGTGTCCGTGACGTGGGAGCAGCCGCCCGCTGGCGCCGTGGAGGGGTACATCATCAACGTCACCACCCTGCAGAGCGTCAAGAGCCGCTACGTGCCCAACGGCAAGCTCGCGTCCTACACCGTGCGGGACCTGCTGCCCGCGCAGCGCTACCGCCTCTCCGTGACGGCTGTGCAGAACACGGAGCAGGGGCAGGTGCACAGCGAGCCCATCCACCTCTACGTCACCACCCGTGAGTGCCTGccagggcggggggggcaccaagCTGCACCGAGCTTGCTCCCAAAGCGGGTGCCTCCCGCTGGTACCAGCCCTCCCTGTAGGAGGGAGGCAGCGGTGGCTTGCTCTGCAGCCTTTGGATGCAGAGTTACAACTCAGCAGTGCTTTGTAGGGGAAGGAGCAGCGCTTGCTGCCCGGGTGGCATCACCTGTCCCCAAACAGCCCTAGTGGCACCAGCATGCCGTTCTGGTCTTTGTGCTGACttgctgcctgcctccctctAAGCCTAACCCTTTGTGGCCTGCAGTGCAGAGGGATGGGGCTCCGGAGAGGCGCTGGAGCCAGGCTGGACACCCCCGGGTCCTGCGCAacaggctgcccccagccttcCTGCCCGAACTCCGCTTGCTCGCAGACCACGACACGGCTGAGGAGCCCTCCCCAACCCCCAGGTAGGCACCAGCAGGGCCGAGCACAGCCCCTCGCCCGCCCCAGCCAGGCAAACCCTTGCTCCGTCAGCTGGCGCAGCTCCTCTGCACTGCTGCGGTGTTTGTGCCGTGCCCAGTGCCTCACCCACGCTGCCTCCAGCCCTTGGGGACCCCACCATGCCCCCCACCCTCACGGCTGTCCTTCCCCAGGTTCACTGAGCTGGTGGATGGCAGAGGGAGAATCAGCGCCAGGTTCGGCACTTTGCTGAGCAGATCCATCACCGTGAAGACACGTAAGTGCTCTGCTGCCTTTCTGGCCTCCTCCTGTCACCCAGTGCTACCTCCTATGCCTCCCCCACTCCCCTGGGACAGGGCGACAACGGGGcaggctgctgcggggctgagGGAGCCAGAGGGGAGGGCAGGACCCCGTTGCCTCTGCCTGGACTAACATCTCCCCAGCCCAGGGAGAGGGGTGGCCCACAGTGGGTTGGGAAACCCAGGGCTGGGttgttggcagtgggaggagaTGCGGGATGCAGCACGGGCTGGGCTCCTGCCTTGCTCCTGAGGTCAGCGAGGAGGGCACCTGGGCCCCCTACTAGCTGAGGACCAGCCTCCAGTTTGCCATACCCAGGGTGCCACCAGGGAAGGGCTGAACTGCTGCTGCAAACCCGGCCAGCCCCCTGATGCCAGGCTGGgtcccctctgcctgctgccgCTGCGGAGGGGCTGCCTTGGGGTCTGGCCCGGGCTGGAAGTCACGTTGACCCTCTCGTTGCACAGAACCAGAGGCTCCCGTGAAGCTGGAGAACATCGAGGAGCCTGCCCGGGGCAGCCTGGCGCTGCAGCTGCACGAGGCACAGAGCAAGAGTGAGTCTGGGGCGGGCACGGCCAGCGGGAATCCGGCCCGACGGGCGTGAGAGCGGGGCTGACGGCAGCGCGCGTTTTGCAGGCACTGGGCAGAACTGCTCTGCAAACCCCTGCAAGAACGGAGGCACCTGTGTGAGCGAGAGCGAGTCCTACCACTGTGACTGCAGCCCGGGCTTCAAGGGCAGGCACTGCGAGCTGGGTGAGTGCCGTGCCGCTGCTGCACGCGCTGAGGTTGGCGGCTGTCCCAGCAGCAGGGTCCCGCAGGGCACAGGTCACCGAGCACCCCCCATCTGTACCCAGCTCCCTGGTTCTGGCTGAGCCTCCAGCAGCCGGGATTGTGCTGCGCTGTGGGGCCGCAGCTCTGCGGCTCCTGGCGGGTTGGCTCCAAGCGATGCTGAGCCTGGTCCTCCGGGGCCACAGCAGGGGAGCCAGGGGGGCCTCAGCCCCCGGGgcgcaggcaggcagggctggagatGGGCTCGCTGGTAGCTCCCCTCTCCTGTTCCCCAAGCAGCCTGCAAGAAGGTGCCACACTCGTGCACGCGGCTGTACTCGGAAACCAAGTCATTCCCCGTGTGGGAAGGAGGCACCTGCCACTACCTGTGAGTACTGCCCGCGGGTTgtgctcccccttcccctcgcACCGAGAGCTGGGGCCGGCCCCGCAGTGCGGCTCCGGGGAAGGGAGAGTGAGCACGAGGCTGCCCTGCGCCCTGGCCAGCTGCTGCCGGGTGCCCAGCGCCAGCGAGGCAACCTCTGCATCAGGGCAGGGCGTGACACGGTGCCACCCCTGCCTGCCAGCCCAGGGCCACCTCTGTCCCCAGAGGGGTTGAGGGACGGGGGCCTccgctgtgcccccccagcctgcctgcagcaTGGGTGCAGCAGCCCGGCTGCTtgcccaggcagggcaggctcaGCCATGTTTGTACCTAGAAAATGGGggaggaccccccccagcacttACAAACGCAGCTCTGTCCCTGTTAATCCCTACAAccctcctctctgctgtgtGTGCAGGTACAAGAGAGTCTACAAGGTACACCAGGATGTCTGCTACAAGGAGAGCTGCGAGAGCACCGGTTCCAAGAAGCCAAGCAGCAGGTAGAGCCAGCAGAAGCATGcttcttcccctctgcctgGGGGCCAGAAACCTGCGGCTGCCTGGGACCTCTGGCTTACCCCAGGGTGCTTGGACCAGGCTAGGCAGGGAGGGGGCGCAGAACAGCGCGCGAGGCCCAGGCATGCTTTCCGTAGCTGCTCCCGAGGCTGCAGGGTTCGGGCGCGAGGGAGCAAGGGCCAAGGTGCTGCAGGACTGACGGTGCTTTCGCtccttctctttcagaaaacaaagcgACAGTCACACACTGAAGAAGCCATAGAGTAAGTGTCTGTTCCAGGCCCAGGCTGAAGCCCCCCAGGGGGCAGGTCCCCTTCTCCCAGCCCAAGACAGGCATCCGGGACGGgaagaggcagctgctgggcttttgggggggctcCACACACCAGCTcattctcctcctgctcctccgcAGGGTTCAAAGCAGTAGGAGCTTCGTCTTTCCACACCTAAGGGCTTTTGAAACACCAGGAAGATCAGATCTGCTCACTGGGTTGAACGCAGCAGGGGAGCCTTCCTGCCTGGCGTCAGCcactccctctcctccagcccGTTAGGGACACGCAGCCAGATCAGCACCCGAGCGGCGCTCCCTTCTCTCTGCCGGACCAGCAGTGCCTTCGCCCTGCCTTGCCTTGCTGCAGGTGCCCCTCTGCCCCAAGGAGCCGAGCGTGgcgtgctgcagcagccagctgcctgCCCCCAGGGGGCCTGGCCCCACTCgcccccccacagccctgagCTCCCGGCTCTGCGAGCCCAGTTCCCTTCCACCAGCATCTGCGCCAACCTGTTTTCGTAACCCAAGGTTATACGTTACATATAACCCCCAAATAAACCAGTTCAATGCAGACCAGAAGGCCTTAGCTATCGCCTGAAACCTGGCCCGCAGCCGGGCGGGGAGGTCTTCCCTACGTACGTTCCCTATGAGTTAGAAATTGCGAGCCACTGCCCTGAGCAGCGAGGCGAGAGCAGGCAGTGGAGGCACGTCCCCGTACTGtagctgggggagaggggagaattAAGGCAGCTTCCCctgccttcatttttttgttttgctttgtaaacGAGCCACGGTTTTAACCAAATTCCCAGCTCAGAAAGTCATAGAGCACCTAGAAGTTACTAAAAAGCGAGCTGTAGAGCAAAGATTGTCAGCCAGGGTGTGCCACCACGCTCTTTCTGGTGCTATGCGGCGCAGGGCACAGCATCAGCttggctgtccccctgcactgCCGGCGGTCCCCGCATCGCCCTGCGGTGCCGATGCCACCACGGCACTGTTAGCGGCCCTGCAGTGGCCGCCCTACTGGCTGCCGCAGAGCAGGCAAGGAAAAGTTTAGCTTAGAAATGTTcctagtttttttttgtgtttgtatgaCAACGCTAGTTAAACATAGATTTGTGTATTAACATACACAGTGTATATTATAAATTAATACATACCAGAGATATATCGTAGTTATGGCATAGAGTGTTATTTCCCGAGCAGTGGAGGGGTGTCCcagtggggcagccccccagtgAGCATCACAGGCACCTCTGTTGTTTGACCAGGCGTAGCCTTGAGGGTGTTCCCATCGCAGAaccagcccaggagctgcagcgctGCCGGCAGCGTCCTCTCCCTCCTGCGCGCTGCGTAAGTGCAGCCGCCACCGCCTGTGGCAGCAGCCCAGTGCTGGACAATGCCCTGTGAGGCCATGAGCAGGTGGACAGGGTGAGGCTTCCCACCAGCACTGGGGATGGCTCTTCTGCCCCCAGAGAATCAGATTCGCAGAGAGAGAGAGCaccctaatttttttttgctgaggcTGCCTGATCCTGCTCCCTGAATCTGTGCTCCTGGGATGTGGCGGGGTGAGCGCAGGAGTCCCGGACATCCCTGGCGTGGGAGGAAAAGCTGCCCCTTACCCGCAAGTGAGAACACCAGAGCAGCCTGTGCCATCCCCTGGGGTGTTGggccagagccttctcttcactCTGGGGCTATGGTCAGAACGTTCGCTCCCCTGCCACCGGCTGTGAAGGTGGGGAGCCCACGGATCCTCCCTGCAGTGATGCGCAGTGCGGCCTCCCCCCATCCAGCACAGTATGTAACACAGCCAAAAGGATTTAACCTtgtctttgaaataaattagttattttggttttgttttgtttgttttgtttttaataaaaacacttgaTAGAAACTGGATATTTTCTAAAGTACCTGGtcaatgaggaggaaaaagggtcAGTGCTGTGTTGTGATACATGGGATTTACTGCTGCCTTGCCCGCAGACCCTTGCAGGGTCCCGCAGCTGCTGTGGCTCACACCTGTGCTCTGGGTGGTAGGCCTGGGAGGCCTGGGGGACACCGTGGAGCCTCCCACCCTCCCTGTCAGACTCTTCTACTGCCATCATCCAAGCCCTTATCTCCCTCTATATACAGCGTATCCctgtcctcttcctcttcttcttcctcctcttccttctcctcctcctcttcctcctctcgaGCCAGCAGCTTCTTGAAGACCTCGTACTCCTCCGGGGTGGCGCGGGCCAGGTTGGCCAGGAACTCTTTTTCAGGGAGATGAAGAACCTCCTTCAGTTTGGGGTTGTTGGTTTGGGTCTGGCCCTTGAGAGGGGTCTGGTAGAGGCCCCGGCGCTCCAGGAAGATGTGCCGGTTCCTCAGCTCAGCGAAGGGCGTTCGGAAAAGACGTGCCTTGACCATCTCCTTCTGGCGGACCCCCATCCTGAAGTACGCGTACTGCGTGCAGGACGCGGGGCTTCAACACGCGGCCCCGGTGCCGTGCGGTAGCCGGgccgtgcccgcagccccgcagccccccgccccgaaCCCCTCACCTGGAAGTGGTACTGGAGGCCGCCgggctcctccagcagcaccccggggcagctctgcaggaccTCCGTCAGCTGCTCGGCCGTGAAGAGGCACTTCTCCCGCAGCACCCGCACCGCCGCCTCCATCCTCCGCCGGGGCAAGGTGAAGACCTGGGGGCAGCGCCCGGCCACCCGCTGCAGGTGCCCTGCGGGCACCGGGGTGAGCGGGCACCGGGCCGAGCGGGCACCGCGgcgagccccccgccccgccgcccccgggccctACCTCCGCCGAGCCCCAGGCGCCTCAGGTACTCGGCGCGCTCCTTCAGCTGCGCCTCGGCCGCCCGCAGCAGCTCGGGGCTGCGCTCCAGCAGGCCCAGCGCGGCCTCGgcgctcagccccagcagcagcagctgctccgccgccgccgccgcccgccgcgggcCGAGCCGGGGCTGCAGCCCGCGGAGCCGCCGGGCCTGCGCCCGGCTGAagcccagggccagcagcgccgcctccgcctcccccgccgcctcctccggGGAGCAGCCGCGGCGGGGGCACAGCCCGGGCCCGGAGGCGGCGAGGAGGGCGCGGGGCAGCGCCGCCACCCccagccgcccgccgcccgcccgcagcaG
This sequence is a window from Anser cygnoides isolate HZ-2024a breed goose chromosome 9, Taihu_goose_T2T_genome, whole genome shotgun sequence. Protein-coding genes within it:
- the SNED1 gene encoding sushi, nidogen and EGF-like domain-containing protein 1 isoform X4 encodes the protein MRVLRGCCVVLLALGEWLRAGGVVPLADFYPFGPAQGDAATLKQDDGGSELRPLSVRFPFFGAGHTGLYVNNNGIISFLKEVSQFTPVAFPISKDRRVVAAFWADVDNRRAGDVYYRESRDQAILERATRDIAQYFPEFPDFSAQWVFIATWYRVTFFGGSSFSPVNTFQIVLITDGKLSFTIFNYESITWTTGMHASSGGDFAGLGGIAAQAGFNAGDGKRYFNIPGSRTDDIADVEMTTNVGIPGRWVFRIDDAQVQVGGCSNTTSVCLTLRPCLNGGKCIEDCITGNPSYTCSCLAGFTGKRCHVDVDECLSHPCQNGATCVNGVNSFSCRCLPGFRGASCEMEELPCETKVCQNGGTCQEANGTAACVCQPGYAGGDCETEVNECESSPCLNGGHCVDLVDNYTCVCLEPFVGQRCETDPSSCEDRSCRNRQTCNYIRPGRYICTCSPGYYGNNCQYGGPRVPGACLSSPCQNGGSCLELEQGYACDCQEGYGGQDCRDKLSEGCECRNGGSCLEGNVTICQCLPGYFGLLCEFEVTATPCNVNTQCPDGGYCMEYGGSYLCVCHTDYGTNHTVPSPCDSEPCLNGGSCEAQDDSYTCECPPGFLGKHCERARPRLCSTAPCRNGGTCKESDGEYHCTCPYRFTGRHCEIGKPDPCASGPCQNGGTCFHYIGKYKCDCAPGYAGRHCEIVPSPCFLSPCENGATCEDLGGDFVCTCPVGYTGKHCRTEIDCGVPSAVKHAQASFNSTTVGSLAEYRCELGYALSQHNSPRVCHSQGVWSDPPECDEIDECRSQPCLNGGQCKDRIAEFLCVCEPGYVGHHCELEVDECQSEPCKNGGTCRDLPGSFVCFCPEGFVGIQCEEEVDACESGPCQNGGECEGYRGSYLCVCPEGFFGYHCETASDPCFSSPCGSRGYCLPSNGTHSCTCKVSYTGKSCEKVKRNVNNKNDISRPVMLTTRTRPRPVEGFEITNVTASTITVQWALHRLKHSTVSRVRVSIRQPGDLEDRTVELNSSVAKYTFLDLQPGERYIVHVTTLSGLGTEDHPSESLATAPFHVWTRPLPPRNLTASRVTPTSVSVTWEQPPAGAVEGYIINVTTLQSVKSRYVPNGKLASYTVRDLLPAQRYRLSVTAVQNTEQGQVHSEPIHLYVTTLQRDGAPERRWSQAGHPRVLRNRLPPAFLPELRLLADHDTAEEPSPTPRFTELVDGRGRISARFGTLLSRSITVKTQPEAPVKLENIEEPARGSLALQLHEAQSKSTGQNCSANPCKNGGTCVSESESYHCDCSPGFKGRHCELAACKKVPHSCTRLYSETKSFPVWEGGTCHYLYKRVYKVHQDVCYKESCESTGSKKPSSRKQSDSHTLKKP